The Actinosynnema mirum DSM 43827 genomic interval GTCCGGGGAGGCGGTGAAGTTGCGCGGTGCGCCCAGCGTGTAGCGCTGGGTCCGCGCGTACTGGCGGGGGAAGGTGTTCTCGTTGCCCACGGGGCAACCTTCGCAGACTCGGCGCGGGCGGGCGCGGGAGACCGGCCGTCCCGCGCCGGTGATCTTCCCCGCGCGTGCGGGGACCCCCGTCCGGGGTGGGCGGGGTCCCGTGCCGCGGCGGTCCTCAGAGGACGGTGCTGATCTCCTCGAAGTCCAGGCGCGGGTTGCGCGGGAACGACGCCTCGGGGTCCGGGTGGCCGATGTTGACCACGACCAGCGGGACCTGCGCGGTGCCCGCGAAGAACTCGGCGCGCACGGCCTCGGCGTCGAACCCGGTCATGGGACCGGCGGCCAGGCCCGCGGCGCGCACGCCCACGATGAAGTAGCCGACCTGGAGCGCGGCGTTCAGCTTCGCCATCTCGGCGCGGCCGGGGTTGGCCTCCATCATGTCGCGCGCGCCCGCGAAGTGCGGGAAGACCTTGCCCATGTGCTCGTGGAAGTCCACGTCGGCGGCGAGGAGCGCGACGACCGGGGCGGAGGCGACCTTGGCGCGGTTGCCCTCGGACATGTGCGGGAGCAGGCGGGCGCGGGCGGCGTCGCCGCGCACGTAGACCACGCGCAGCGGCTGGGTGTTCATGCTGGTGGGCGCCCACTTGACCAGGTCGTGCACGGCGCGCAGCCGCTCGTCGGTCACCGGCTCCGAGGTGAACGCGGAGGCGGTGCGGGCCTCGCGGAACAGCAGGTCCTGCGCCTCGCCGGAGAGGGCGAGCGGGGTGGTGGTCGCGGTCATGTGGGTCTTCTTCCCGGTGTGGTCCCTGGCGGGTGTGCCGCCAGGGACAACCGGAGAGCTCTCCCCCGGCATTCCGGCCCGTGACCGCGTTCACCGGGCCGGGGCGCGAGGCGCCCGTCACAGGGGGCCGCGACGACGCGCGCGCGCCGTCGCGGCCGGCCCCGTCAGAGCGTGGAGTACAGCGGGTGCTTCTTCGCCAGCGCCTCGACGCGACCGCGCAGCGCGGCCAGGTCGGGCTCGGGGCGCAGCGCGGCGGCGATGACCTCGGCGACCTCGGCGAAGTCCGCGGCGTCGAAGCCCCTGGTGGCCAGCGCGGGCGTGCCGATCCGCAGGCCCGAGGTGGTCATCGGGGGGCGCGGGTCGTTCGGCACGGCGTTGCGGTTGACCGTGATGCCGATCTCGTGCAGGAGGTCCTCGGCCTGCTTGCCGTCGAGCGGCGAGTCGACCAGGTCGACCAGCACCAGGTGCACATCGGTGCCGCCGGTGAGGACCCGCACGCCCACCTCGGCCATGTCGGCCTGGTTCAGCCGCTCGGCGAGGGCGCGCGCGCCCTCCAGGGTGCGGCGCTGGCGGTCGGTGAACTCGGGGGACGCGGCGTGCTTGAACGCCACGGCCTTGCCCGCGATCACGTGCTCCAGCGGGCCGCCCTGCTGACCGGGGAACACCGCAGAGTTGATCTTCTTGGCGAGGTCGGCCTCGTTGGTCAGGATCACGCCGCCGCGCGGGCCGCCCAGGGTCTTGTGCGTCGTGGTGGTGACCACGTGCGCGTGCGGCACCGGGCTGGGGTGCAGGCCCGCCGCGACCAGACCGGCGAAGTGCGCCATGTCCACCATGAGGAACGCGCCGACCTCGTCGGCGATCCGGCGGAACTCGGCGAAGTCCAGCTGGCGCGGGTAGGCCGACCAGCCCGCCACGATCAGCTTCGGCCGGTGCTCCTTGGCCAGCGCCTCGACCTCGGCCAGGTCGACCAGGCCGTCGCTGTCCGACACGTGGTAGGGCACCACGTTGTAGAGCTTGCCGGAGAAGTTGATCCGCATCCCGTGCGTGAGGTGCCCGCCGTGCGCCAGGTCGAGGCCCAGGATGGTGTCGCCGGGCTGGAGCAGCGCGAACATCGCCGCCGCGTTGGCCTGCGCGCCCGAGTGCGGCTGCACGTTCGCGAAGCCCGCGCCGAACAGCTCCTTCACCCGCGAGATCGCCAGCCGCTCGACGTCGTCGACGTGCTCGCAGCCGCCGTAGTAGCGGCGGCCGGGGTAGCCCTCGGCGTACTTGTTGGTCAGCACCGAGCCCTGGGCCTGGAGCACCGAGACCGGCGTGAAGTTCTCGGAGGCGATCATCTCCAGCGTGTTCTGCTGGCGGGCCAGTTCGGCGGCGACGGCCTGCGCCACCTCCGGGTCGAACTCGGCCAAGGGGGTGTTGAAGTGCGCGGACATGGTTGGGCTCCCCTTTGTCACTTTCGCTTGTAGAAGGGCAGGGCGACGACCTCCACGGGCTCGCGGCGGCCACGGACGTCCACGGTCAGCGCGGTGCCGGGCTCGGCGTTGGCCCTGGTCACGTAGGCCATCGCCACCGAGTGGCCGAGGGTGGGCGACAGGGCGCCGCTGGTGACCACGCCGATCTCGGCGCCGTCGGCGTCGAGCACGGGGTAGCCGTGGCGGGGCGCCCGGCGCGAGGCGGTCCTGAGACCGACGAGGGTGCTGTCGGCGCCCGCCTCGGCGGCGGCGGCGAGCGCGGCGCGGCCGACGAAGTCGCCCGGCTTGTCGAGCTTCACGACGCGGCCGAGGTTCGCCTCGAACGGGGTGCGGTCCAGGCCCAGCTCGTTGCCGTACAGCGGCATCCCCGCCTCGAGGCGGAGCGTGTCGCGGCAGCCGAGGCCCGCGGGCTTGAGGTCGTGCGGCTGACCGGCCTCCAGCAGCGCCCGCCAGACGTGGGCGGCGTCGGCGGGGGCGGTGAACAGCTCGAAGCCGTCCTCGCCGGTGTACCCGGTGCGGGCCAGCAGGACGGGCTTGCCCGCGACCTCGGCCGGGTAGGAGGCGTAGTACTTGACCGAGGCCAGGTCGGTGCTGGTCAGACCGGCCAGGATGGTGGTGGAGGCCGGGCCCTGCACGGCGATCAGGGCGTAGTCCTCGGAGCGGTCGACGACCTCGGTGTCGAAGCCCTTCGCCCGCTCGACGAGCTCGGCGGCGACGGTGGTCGCGTTCGAGGCGTTCGCGACGACCAGGTACTCCTGCTCGGCGAGCCGGTAGACGATCAGGTCGTCCACGACGCCGCCGCTCTCGGCGCAGATCATCGTGTAGCGGGCGCGGCCGACGCCGATGGCCGAGCAGTGGCCGACCAGGGCGTGGTCGAGCGCGGCGCCCGCCTCGGGGCCGGACAGGACGATCTCGCCCATGTGGGTCAGGTCGAACAGGCCCGCCGAGGAGCGCACGGCGTGGTGCTCGGCGAGCTCGCTGTCGTAGCGCAGCGGCATCCGCCAGCCCGCGAAGTCGGTGAAGTGCGCGCCGAGGGCCTCGTGCTCGGCGTGCAGCGGGGTGCGGCGGGGTTCCATGCTGCGGGTTCCTCCCTGGTGGCGGACCTGGTCGGACGGCCCGGTTGGCGGTGTCGTCCCGCGCGCGGTCGAGCGGCGGGCGTGGAGGGGCGGACCGGCCGGTTCGGGTTCGGCCCGCCGGGGGAAGGATCGCACGAACCCGCTCCCCGGTTCGCGGGCAGCGGGTTCGGCGGGTCGGGCGCGGCGCTCAGAGGGCGCGGCCCGCGCGGACGCTCTCGACGACCTTGCGCTCGGCGTAGAACGACACGAACGGGATGGTGCCCGCGAGCAGGACCAGCACGGTGCTCTTGATCGTCCAGCGGGCCTTGAGGGCGAGGTCGACGGTCAGCACCAGGTAGATGGCGTAGAGGAAGCCGTGCACCGGGCCGACGATCCGCATCAGCGTCTCGCTGTCGCCCAGGTACTTGAACAGCATGGCGACGACCAGGCCGAGCAACCCGACGCCGACCACGTAAGCCATCAGCCGGAACCTGCTCAGCGCGCCACTCATCGCCCCACCCTCACCGCGTTCGATCACCTGGTGTCCCGCGCGTGCAACTCGGCGAGGTAGCGGTTGTAGGCCGCCATCTCCTCGTCCTCGTCGTCTTCGTCGTAGCCGTCGTGCGCGGGGGTCTTGACGGGGTCAACCGTAACGACCGACGTCCGCGCTCCGGGCTCCGGGGCCGGGGTGATCCGCTGGAGGGCGGGCGCGGGGGTGGGGTCGGCGGCGGGCGCGGCGGTCTGCCCGGTTCGTCCGCTCTCGGCGGCGAGGGCCGCGTCGGCGGCCTCGTCGGCGGCGTCGAGGCGGCGGACGCGCCACACCATGAACGCCGGGAACAGGCCGAAGAGGGGCCACTGGAGGACGTAGCCGAGGTTCTGGAACGTGCCGTTGGCCGAGGAGAACCGCTCCCACTGCCACCAGGCCAGGCCGCAGCAGGCCAGGAGGGAGAGCAGGCAGACGGCGGCGATGGTCACGCGCTGGGAGGTGATCCTGGGGCCTGCCACGCGTCCAGGTTAACCGCGCGGTCGGGTGAGGCGGGTGGGGGCCTGGGGTGTGAGATCGGTCGCCGGGGGGCGGGATCAGGCACGGGGGCGGGGGTGGGGCGCGGGCGCCCGCCGTGGGGCCCGTGGACCGCGCAGGGGTCGACGGGGCCGCCGGTTCGGGGTGGCGGTGGGACGTCGGCGCAAGCGGGTCGGGCGGCGGGGCGTCGTGGCGCCGCGTGGGCCTGGGGGTCGGCGCGTGGCGGCCTGCCGGGCAGGGGTGCCGCTGGTCAGGGTCGCCTGGTCGCGCTCGTCGGCCTGGTGGTGTCGGGCGGGGTCGGCCGTCGGCTCCGGCGAGGGCGGGGTGCTGCCCTGCCGGAGTGGCCGCCCGTGCGCCGCTCGGGCGCACCGGTCGTCACCGCGCTCGGGTCACCTCGGCCGGTCCTCGGCTGGATCGGTCCTCGGGTGTTCCGGGCTCGTCGTGCTGCCGGAGCCGGTTGCGGGCCGCTGGGGTCCGGCCGGGGTTCCGGGGTGGTCGGTGCGAGGCCGTGCGCGGACGGCCTCTCGCGACCGCTCGGGGCGCGCCGCGTCGCGACGCGCGCTCGGTCGTGGGGTGGGCCCCCGCGCAGGAGCCCGGTCCCGGACGGGGGTCAGGCGACGCCGTCCCGGCGCTGCCTCTGCAGCCGCGCCACGCACCAGGCCGCGGCGCTGCCCCGGCGGAGGTGCTGGAGCACGGTCATGGGGCCGAGCCTGCGCCCCAGGTCGGCCGGGCTCAGGCCCGCCGCCCGGTAGTCGAGCGCGCGCTGGTCCATCGGGCTGATGCCCGCGTCCCACCACAGCTCGGCCTCGGCGAGGTCGCCGACCAGCTGCCAGTAGCTGGCCGCCGCCGCGAGGAGGACCTCGGGCGCCTCGGGCGCCCGCTTCCTCATCGCCGCCACGTACGCGGGGTCCGCGGTCTCGACCTTGACCGAGCCCCCTCGGTACCCGCCGGTCGCCCGCTGGACGGGGATCGCCGGCGCGGACTGCGGGGCTTCGGCGAGCCACGCGTCCTTGATCCGGTTCACCTCGCGCAGCTCGGCGTCGTCGGAGCGCTCAGCCGCCCACTGACGCAGCAGCTCGTCCACTCCGGAGTCCTCGACCATTCCGCCTCCTCGTCGGTCGAAGATCAGCCAATGCAGCGCACCGTATTCGGGGGTTCCGACAACCGCTAGACCCTTGTTTGCCAAAAACCCTGTTACCAGGGTGTTATAGCCCTCATTTCACCCGCTAGGCGGAGCGCCGGACCAACTCGATCACGTGAAGTGACCGAGATGGCCGGGCATCACTCGAACAGGGCGCGGATGAAGGTGATGATCGACTCGGCGCTCTCCCGCAGCCAGGCCAGCACCCCCTTCACGGTCTCGGCGGACTGGTCGGGCTGGGTGATGAGGAAGAACAGCACCAGCGCGACACCCGCCAGCGACAGCACCTTCTTGAGCTCCACCGAGCGCTCTCCCTCCGTTCACCGGGGCGGCGCGAGCGGGTCCGGGGACAGCCCGTCACCCGGCTCGACACAGGCCATGGTCCACCACTCACCCGGATGACACGGGGAGAACGCGCCGAGCTGCTCCGTTCAGCCCTCGGAAGACACCCTGGGCGACGAGTGACCCGACCGATGACCACCCGAACGGACTATCAAGGCCGTTGGGCTGAACGCCGATGCTGTGGGTGACGGGCCGCTCGGCGGCTCCGCGCACACCTCCCACACGGCACGAACATCGGAGCTCCGCCACACCTCCAGCACAGCCCCGCCGGATCACTCGGATGCGCTCGGTCACGCACGCAGCGTGACAGGAGAGTCGGGCGCGTCCTGAATTCCTCACGCCGCGCTCCGGGGTTTTCCGCAGCCTTTTTTCGATCATCTGCGGCGGGGGTGGGTCGGATTTGTTCCGGAATGCGGGCGGTGGGGGAACCTCAGATTCTTACGCGGTACCGGCGGGTAGCGGAAGAGCCGGTTGGCGGCGCGGCTGCGGGAGGCGCCGGGCCGGCCGAAAGTCGAGTCGCTGACCAGCGGGAACGTTGGGGTTGCGCGGAAAAACGACCGAGGGCGCTCGGGCAACCCGCAGTGGTCGTTCGGGCAGGGGGCGGGCGGCCCGGTGGGTGCGGGGCGGGTGAGTGGCAGGCGTGCGCGCGGTGGTGGCAACGGTGCAGGCCAGGTGGGTGGCGGCGCGCGGGTGGTCGGGCGCGCGGGGCGATGACGACGGCGATGACGACGGCGATGACGACGGCGATGACGACGGCGATGACGACGCGGACCGGGTGACGGCGGACCTCGGCTGCGGACGCGGACCTCGGCTGCGGGCGCGGGCGGCGGGTTGGGGCGCGGACCTCGGTTCCGGACGCGGGCGGCGGGTTGGGACGCGGGCAGCGGGCAGCAGGCAGCGACCGGGGCACCGCATGGCGGGCAGCGGCGGGTTGGAGCCGCGCGGGTGGCTGGAAGCCAGGCGAGCGGTGGTCAGGGGCGGGTGAGCAGCGGCAGGCCGGATGTGGGTGGCGCGGAACCGGGTGGCAGCGGGCCAGGGCCGGGTGAGCTCCGACCCGGAACCCCACGGCGGTAGGACAGGGCCGGCGAGGCGGCAGGCAACAGGTGCGGCCGGGCGCGGAACGGCGGAATCGGGTGGCGAGGTCGGTCCCCCGCAGCGGATTGGAGTCGGGCGGTGGGGCGATGCCCCGCAGCGGCTGAGACAGGTGGCGGCCGGGCCGGGCAGCGGGTCGAGCCCGGCAGCAGGCCGGAACCGGGTGAGCGGGCCGCTCGTCCGGGGACGAGCGGCCCCCCTCCCGTGTGTCAGCCGATCACGCCCGCCGTGCGCAGCGCGGTGACGCGGTCCGGTGCGAGTCCCAGTTCCGCCAGCACCTCGTCCGTGTGCTCCCCCACCGCAGGCACGCTCCCCGGTACCGCCGTCGGGGTGCGGTCGAAGCGGGGGGCCGGGGCCGGTTGGGGGACGCCGTCCACCTCCACGAACGTGGCCCGCGCGGCGTTGTGCGGGTGGGCAGGCGCCTCGTCGGGGTCCAGTACCGGGGCGAGGCAGGCGTCGCGGCCCTGCGCCAGAGCCGCCCACTCGTCGCGCGTGCGGCCCCGCACCGCCTCCGCGATGCGCGCCCGCAGCTCCGGCCACGTCGCCGGGTCCTCGCGGGGCGGCGGGTCGACCAGCCCGAGGAGGTCCACCAGCTCCGCGTAGAACTTCTCCTCCAGCGCCCCCACGCCCACGTACCGCCCGTCCGCGGTCTCGTACACGTCGTAGAACGGCGCTCCCCCGTCCAGCAGGTTCCGCCCCCGCTCCCCCCGCCACGCGCCGCCGCGCCGCATCCCGTGCAGGAACGTCGTCAGCAGCGCCGCCCCGTCCACCATGGCCGCGTCCACGACCTGCCCGCGCCCCGACCGGTCCCGCTCGTGCAGCGCCGCCAGCACGCCCACGGCCAGCAGCAGGCCGCCGCCGCCGAAGTCGCCGACCAGGTTCAGCGGCACGGTCGGCGGCTGGCCCGCGCGGCCGATCGGGGACAGCGCGCCCGCGACCGCGATGTAGTCGATGTCGTGCCCGGCGCGCTCCGCCAGCGGCCCCGTCTGCCCCCAGCCGGTCATCCGGCCGTAGACCAGGCGCGGGTTGCGGGCCAGGCACCGGGCGGGGCCCAGGCCCAGGCGCTCGGTGACGCCGGGGCGGTAGCCCTCGACGAGCACGTCGGCCCGCTCCACCAGGTCCAGCACCAGCGCGGCGCCCTCGGGCGAGCGCAGGTCGACGGCCACCGAGCGCCTGCCGCGCCCCAGCAGGTCGCCGGGAGCGCCGCCCGCGCCGATCCGGTCCACGCGCACCACGTCGGCCCCGAGGTCGGCCAGCACCATGCACCCGAACGGGGCGGGCGCGAGTCCGGCCAGCTCCACCACGCGCAGGCCCGCCAGCGGCCCGGCCATCACAGGCTCCTCGCGATGATTTCCTTCATGATCTCGTTGGTGCCGCCGTAGATCTTCTGCACGCGCGCGTCCGCCCACGCGCGCGCGATCGGGTACTCGGTCATGTACCCGTACCCGCCGAAGAGCTGCACGCACTCGTCCACGACCCGGCACAGCCGCTCGGTCGACCACCACTTCGCCATCGCGGCGGTGGGCACGTCCAGCTCGCCGCGCAGGTGCAGCCCGACGCACTCGTCGACGAACGCCCGCGCCACCCGCGCCTCGGTCGCGCACTCGGCGAGGGTGAACCGGGTGTTCTGGAACTTGATCAGCTCCCGCCCGAACGCGGACCGCTGCTTGACGTAGTCCAGGGTCAGCTCCAGCGCCGCCTCGATGCCCGCGACCGACGACACCGCGATCACCAGCCGCTCCTGCGGCAGCTGCCGCATGAGCTGCACGAACCCCTGCCCCTCGCCGCCGAGCAGCGCGGAGGCGGGCAGCCGGACGTCGTCGAAGAACAGCTCCGAGGTGTCCTGCCCCTTCAAGCCGAGCTTGTCGAGCACCCGCCCGCGCCGGAAGCCCTCGGCCCGCGCGGCCTCCACCACCAGCAGCGAGATCCCGGCCGCGCCCTTCTCCGGGTCGGTCTTGGCGGCCACGATCACCAGGTCGGCCTGGGCGCCGTTGGAGATGAACGTCTTCGAGCCGGACAGCACGTACCCGTCGCCGTCGCGCCGCGCCCGCGTGGTGATGCCCTGCAGGTCCGACCCGGCCCCCGGCTCGGACATCGCGATCGCGCCCACGTGCTCGCCGCTCGCGAGCTTCGGCAGCCACTCGTGCTTCTGCTCCTCGCTGCCGTAGGCGAGCAGGTAGTGGGCGACGATCCCGTTGTGCACGCTGCCGCCCCACGCGCTGTCGCCGGACCGCGCCTGCTCCTCCAGCAGCACCGCCTCGTGGGCGAACGTGCCGCCGCCACCGCCGTACTCCTCGGGCACCGACAGGCACAGCAGTCCCAGCTCGCCCGCCTTGGTCCAGAACTCGCGGTCGACCTGCTTGCGCTCGGCCCACCGCTCCTGGTGCGGCACGGCCTCCTTGGCGAAGAACGTCCTGGC includes:
- the gcvT gene encoding glycine cleavage system aminomethyltransferase GcvT, translated to MEPRRTPLHAEHEALGAHFTDFAGWRMPLRYDSELAEHHAVRSSAGLFDLTHMGEIVLSGPEAGAALDHALVGHCSAIGVGRARYTMICAESGGVVDDLIVYRLAEQEYLVVANASNATTVAAELVERAKGFDTEVVDRSEDYALIAVQGPASTTILAGLTSTDLASVKYYASYPAEVAGKPVLLARTGYTGEDGFELFTAPADAAHVWRALLEAGQPHDLKPAGLGCRDTLRLEAGMPLYGNELGLDRTPFEANLGRVVKLDKPGDFVGRAALAAAAEAGADSTLVGLRTASRRAPRHGYPVLDADGAEIGVVTSGALSPTLGHSVAMAYVTRANAEPGTALTVDVRGRREPVEVVALPFYKRK
- a CDS encoding malonic semialdehyde reductase, yielding MTATTTPLALSGEAQDLLFREARTASAFTSEPVTDERLRAVHDLVKWAPTSMNTQPLRVVYVRGDAARARLLPHMSEGNRAKVASAPVVALLAADVDFHEHMGKVFPHFAGARDMMEANPGRAEMAKLNAALQVGYFIVGVRAAGLAAGPMTGFDAEAVRAEFFAGTAQVPLVVVNIGHPDPEASFPRNPRLDFEEISTVL
- the glyA gene encoding serine hydroxymethyltransferase; translated protein: MSAHFNTPLAEFDPEVAQAVAAELARQQNTLEMIASENFTPVSVLQAQGSVLTNKYAEGYPGRRYYGGCEHVDDVERLAISRVKELFGAGFANVQPHSGAQANAAAMFALLQPGDTILGLDLAHGGHLTHGMRINFSGKLYNVVPYHVSDSDGLVDLAEVEALAKEHRPKLIVAGWSAYPRQLDFAEFRRIADEVGAFLMVDMAHFAGLVAAGLHPSPVPHAHVVTTTTHKTLGGPRGGVILTNEADLAKKINSAVFPGQQGGPLEHVIAGKAVAFKHAASPEFTDRQRRTLEGARALAERLNQADMAEVGVRVLTGGTDVHLVLVDLVDSPLDGKQAEDLLHEIGITVNRNAVPNDPRPPMTTSGLRIGTPALATRGFDAADFAEVAEVIAAALRPEPDLAALRGRVEALAKKHPLYSTL
- a CDS encoding DUF3817 domain-containing protein, translated to MSGALSRFRLMAYVVGVGLLGLVVAMLFKYLGDSETLMRIVGPVHGFLYAIYLVLTVDLALKARWTIKSTVLVLLAGTIPFVSFYAERKVVESVRAGRAL
- a CDS encoding CaiB/BaiF CoA transferase family protein, whose translation is MAGPLAGLRVVELAGLAPAPFGCMVLADLGADVVRVDRIGAGGAPGDLLGRGRRSVAVDLRSPEGAALVLDLVERADVLVEGYRPGVTERLGLGPARCLARNPRLVYGRMTGWGQTGPLAERAGHDIDYIAVAGALSPIGRAGQPPTVPLNLVGDFGGGGLLLAVGVLAALHERDRSGRGQVVDAAMVDGAALLTTFLHGMRRGGAWRGERGRNLLDGGAPFYDVYETADGRYVGVGALEEKFYAELVDLLGLVDPPPREDPATWPELRARIAEAVRGRTRDEWAALAQGRDACLAPVLDPDEAPAHPHNAARATFVEVDGVPQPAPAPRFDRTPTAVPGSVPAVGEHTDEVLAELGLAPDRVTALRTAGVIG
- a CDS encoding glucitol operon activator-like protein, coding for MAGPRITSQRVTIAAVCLLSLLACCGLAWWQWERFSSANGTFQNLGYVLQWPLFGLFPAFMVWRVRRLDAADEAADAALAAESGRTGQTAAPAADPTPAPALQRITPAPEPGARTSVVTVDPVKTPAHDGYDEDDEDEEMAAYNRYLAELHARDTR
- a CDS encoding acyl-CoA dehydrogenase family protein → MTARRSPWMTEDLDQLRSLARTFFAKEAVPHQERWAERKQVDREFWTKAGELGLLCLSVPEEYGGGGGTFAHEAVLLEEQARSGDSAWGGSVHNGIVAHYLLAYGSEEQKHEWLPKLASGEHVGAIAMSEPGAGSDLQGITTRARRDGDGYVLSGSKTFISNGAQADLVIVAAKTDPEKGAAGISLLVVEAARAEGFRRGRVLDKLGLKGQDTSELFFDDVRLPASALLGGEGQGFVQLMRQLPQERLVIAVSSVAGIEAALELTLDYVKQRSAFGRELIKFQNTRFTLAECATEARVARAFVDECVGLHLRGELDVPTAAMAKWWSTERLCRVVDECVQLFGGYGYMTEYPIARAWADARVQKIYGGTNEIMKEIIARSL